A genomic region of Rhipicephalus sanguineus isolate Rsan-2018 chromosome 3, BIME_Rsan_1.4, whole genome shotgun sequence contains the following coding sequences:
- the LOC125757736 gene encoding uncharacterized protein LOC125757736 — translation MLGNKLGRWPKSTSEQDLWALQNSINRIQMHCVQEILKTLKTYMLKHLPQCDTKQAMNAAALKPQITQHLQQQRTVQNKEVISQWSKTVPIKPVHTPTQNELEHFNAAVKKTAGATFEKTRHQFYKANVVQRTPQQDGTEKYLANVIGPENSATGIKSAQRIVKQSVHVQANSRDKKQQEKYIMRKQIGQAVLHANTREETTQREQLNAEKTGARKNIPARTESLSKSNVGAKVGSNTMNHVAAPVQYQTQRNLAALWQSRKDSGDSLHTLNTPGFLKGVKGNWKPQVPTKSETLTVNGIKGSGPSVQPFRRDSSILYSRESALNRPRVRQEGQMNEVHENDVTRYIALNARNEEHLRRQNSGMANKSARRFFKQSVDVQANSQYAKKQQGKYILRKEVGQAVFHAKTREEAAGGFLSSPDGPPQYQHRNLDATKGQQIGENFSLQRAEKGGHGHLLMELQENSLELLEEKTLPQNRIVGSRGTKWGKSGLVKTVGEVNIKGQPTRLSSQKLTVDNPRSYSAKTHLRPYGRLALDHSQDEDIHHKRRSDARDDLQDDSITDFRQLAQRSSAQIPVAAASSSIEKESIMPPTPNKVFNDASHNVRTQNSEPPKGTGKQNEQTFNRPPVRLTPQAQQSTSVKQAPKRNMTVPETGMQHKLDTVVDLGRQGNPTRNSMPLPGITNPQRPALTGQVNSVLDHHSRSNDSSRLGFKLRATSLQHPTLLHKGNSVPGSIKQPYNKQRQSRPAQVSGQQKPIPNQPNYYVTSRPPEAMQHESASGSNAPKVVQPTHIHKKAATSVDQPTAKHNPSSVEPTGASQSYKNVVTSKPLAKIKVTRPVHALQPILQDRNKPGSSRFQIPKNNQSSALDSKDASQLKHVLNRLKNQSAPVFNLKKREPHKRAADELLVHFPT, via the coding sequence ATGCTGGGGAACAAATTAGGCCGGTGGCCTAAAAGTACCTCGGAGCAGGATTTATGGGCCCTTCAAAATAGTATTAATAGAATACAAATGCACTGTGTCCAAGAGATATTGAAGACCTTGAAGACATACATGCTCAAGCATCTCCCTCAGTGTGACACAAAACAAGCCATGAACGCAGCCGCACTCAAACCTCAAATAACTCAACACCTTCAGCAACAAAGAACTGTTCAGAACAAAGAAGTCATTTCCCAATGGTCGAAAACTGTACCGATTAAGCCAGTACATACCCCAACGCAGAACGAACTAGAACACTTCAATGCGGCTGTGAAAAAGACAGCTGGAGCCACGTTCGAAAAGACGCGTCACCAGTTTTACAAAGCCAACGTGGTTCAAAGGACACCACAGCAGGATGGAACAGAAAAATACTTAGCGAATGTTATCGGCCCTGAGAACAGTGCGACGGGAATTAAGTCCGCGCAACGCATTGTCAAACAAAGTGTCCATGTCCAAGCTAATTCGCGAGATAAGAAACAACAAGAAAAATACATTATGCGCAAGCAAATTGGTCAAGCGGTACTGCACGCAAACACACGTGAAGAAACTACTCAACGCGAGCAACTAAACGCGGAAAAGACAGGTGCGCGAAAGAATATTCCAGCTCGTACCGAAAGCCTGAGCAAGTCAAACGTAGGTGCTAAAGTAGGATCGAACACGATGAACCACGTGGCCGCACCAGTGCAGTACCAAACGCAGCGCAATTTAGCAGCTCTGTGGCAGTCCAGAAAGGACTCTGGGGATTCATTGCACACATTGAATACGCCAGGATTCCTAAAAGGTGTTAAAGGCAACTGGAAGCCACAAGTGCCTACGAAAAGTGAAACTCTTACAGTAAACGGCATAAAAGGATCTGGGCCCTCTGTCCAACCATTCAGAAGAGATTCTAGTATTTTGTATAGTCGTGAGTCAGCGTTGAATCGCCCACGCGTTCGGCAGGAAGGTCAGATGAATGAGGTACATGAGAATGATGTGACGCGATATATCGCCCTCAACGCACGAAATGAAGAGCATTTGCGCCGTCAGAATAGTGGGATGGCAAATAAGTCCGCGCGACGCTTTTTCAAACAAAGTGTCGATGTACAAGCTAACTCTCAATATGCGAAGAAACAGCAAGGAAAATACATTCTGCGCAAGGAAGTTGGTCAAGCTGTATTTCACGCAAAAACGCGTGAAGAAGCTGCTGGAGGTTTCCTCTCGTCCCCAGACGGACCGCCCCAGTATCAACATAGAAACTTGGACGCAACAAAAGGGCAGCAGATCGGTGAAAATTTCTCGTTGCAGAGGGCAGAAAAAGGGGGACACGGACATCTATTAATGGAGCTTCAAGAGAATTCATTGGAATTGTTGGAGGAGAAGACCTTACCTCAGAATAGGATAGTTGGCTCACGCGGAACGAAGTGGGGGAAGTCGGGTTTGGTAAAAACCGTCGGTGAAGTGAACATTAAAGGGCAACCCACACGACTGTCGTCTCAAAAGCTGACTGTAGACAACCCACGCAGTTACAGCGCCAAAACACATTTAAGGCCATATGGCAGATTGGCCTTAGACCATTCGCAAGACGAAGATATACATCACAAGAGAAGAAGCGACGCACGAGACGATCTCCAAGATGACAGCATCACTGATTTCAGGCAATTAGCACAGCGAAGCAGTGCCCAAATCCCAGTCGCCGCAGCGAGCTCCAGCATTGAGAAAGAATCTATTATGCCGCCCACACCAAATAAGGTATTCAATGATGCATCTCATAACGTTAGAACACAAAATTCTGAACCACCCAAAGGAACAGGGAAGCAAAACGAGCAAACTTTTAATCGCCCACCAGTCCGTTTGACACCGCAAGCGCAGCAGTCAACTAGTGTGAAACAAGCACCAAAACGAAATATGACAGTCCCAGAAACAGGTATGCAACATAAGCTAGATACTGTGGTAGATCTAGGCCGACAGGGAAACCCCACGCGAAACTCAATGCCACTGCCTGGAATCACAAATCCACAACGCCCAGCTTTGACAGGTCAGGTGAACTCAGTACTAGATCATCATTCACGGAGCAATGATAGCTCGCGACTAGGTTTTAAATTGAGAGCAACTAGCCTGCAGCATCCAACCTTACTTCACAAAGGAAACTCCGTGCCAGGGAGCATCAAGCAGCCATACAATAAGCAGCGACAATCTCGCCCGGCGCAGGTTAGCGGTCAGCAAAAGCCGATTCCTAACCAACCGAATTACTATGTGACCAGCCGGCCTCCAGAAGCCATGCAACATGAGTCAGCTTCAGGCAGCAATGCACCAAAGGTAGTTCAGCCAACACATATTCACAAAAAGGCAGCAACCTCTGTGGATCAGCCGACAGCTAAACACAATCCATCAAGTGTAGAACCAACTGGAGCTTCTCAGAGCTACAAAAACGTTGTGACCAGCAAGCCATTAGCAAAAATCAAGGTAACGAGACCGGTACATGCCCTACAGCCAATTTTGCAAGACCGAAATAAGCCTGGATCAAGTCGATTTCAAATTCCGAAGAACAACCAAAGTTCCGCACTAGACTCAAAAGATGCGAGTCAACTTAAGCATGTTCTGAATCGCCTAAAAAACCAGTCGGCGCCTGTTTTTAACCTGAAAAAACGAGAACCCCATAAGCGAGCTGCAGATGAACTGCTTGTGCAT